Proteins encoded by one window of Sulfurimonas crateris:
- a CDS encoding GGDEF domain-containing response regulator has translation MEKTKKTILVVDDTETNIDIMLELLSDKYDVVVALDGKSAFDAVGDNEVDLILLDIMMPDIDGYDVCRGLKADERSINIPIIFITALDDEKSIEKAYAAGGDDYVAKPFKPLELLARIDTQLKLKELINHLNYISSYDEMTGIYNRRKFFELGEKRFAQSTNELYAVMIDIDKFKNINDSYGHPTGDRVIKIVAKTVSEYLSHDAIFGRLGGEEFAILCNCPSPKSVSENIESIRAAVEALELLSDAGESIKLTISEGVAKRNSATKSLDDLLRVADVALYEAKGLGRNRVIFR, from the coding sequence ATGGAAAAAACAAAAAAAACAATTTTAGTAGTAGACGATACAGAGACAAATATTGATATTATGCTTGAGTTACTTTCAGATAAGTATGATGTAGTTGTCGCACTTGACGGCAAAAGCGCTTTTGATGCGGTTGGGGATAATGAGGTAGATTTGATACTTCTTGATATTATGATGCCTGATATAGACGGTTACGATGTTTGCCGCGGATTAAAGGCTGATGAGAGGAGTATAAATATTCCTATAATATTTATAACGGCTTTGGATGATGAGAAGAGCATAGAGAAAGCTTATGCGGCAGGCGGAGACGACTATGTAGCTAAGCCTTTTAAGCCGCTTGAACTCTTGGCTAGAATTGATACTCAGCTAAAGTTAAAAGAGCTTATAAACCACCTTAACTATATATCCTCCTATGATGAGATGACGGGAATATATAACAGAAGAAAGTTTTTTGAGCTTGGAGAGAAGAGGTTTGCTCAGAGTACAAACGAGCTCTACGCCGTAATGATAGATATAGACAAGTTTAAAAACATAAACGACAGCTACGGACATCCGACGGGAGACAGAGTTATAAAAATAGTTGCCAAAACAGTATCGGAGTATCTCTCACATGATGCCATTTTTGGAAGACTAGGAGGCGAAGAGTTTGCGATCCTGTGCAACTGCCCCTCACCAAAAAGCGTCTCTGAGAATATTGAGAGCATAAGAGCGGCTGTAGAAGCATTAGAGCTGCTCTCGGATGCGGGAGAGAGTATAAAACTCACTATAAGTGAGGGCGTAGCTAAAAGAAATAGCGCTACAAAAAGTCTTGATGACCTACTTAGAGTTGCGGATGTCGCACTATATGAGGCAAAAGGGCTGGGTAGAAACAGGGTCATTTTTAGGTAA
- a CDS encoding diguanylate cyclase domain-containing protein — MRKEDTVARLGGDEFVVLLSDLSDNESEALEMARNVSQKIHSVMDRGIFVGDVVLNVTLSLGVALIGKDGETVDEALKHADMAMYNAKDAGRNCTKFYSRFNGRGAKEV, encoded by the coding sequence ATAAGAAAAGAGGATACCGTGGCAAGGTTGGGAGGCGACGAGTTTGTCGTTTTACTCTCTGATCTTAGCGATAATGAGTCAGAGGCTTTGGAGATGGCACGAAATGTATCGCAAAAGATACACAGCGTTATGGATAGAGGTATATTTGTAGGAGATGTAGTTCTAAACGTAACACTGAGTTTAGGAGTCGCACTTATCGGCAAAGATGGTGAAACAGTAGATGAGGCTCTAAAACATGCGGATATGGCAATGTATAACGCAAAAGATGCGGGAAGGAACTGCACCAAGTTTTATAGTAGGTTTAATGGCAGAGGTGCTAAAGAGGTTTGA
- a CDS encoding metallophosphoesterase: MNYILFFTAFIGVFILLNMYISRRLIAKLDINQKTKYYFRIFLIINLLGILCYMMARYYVDTPSWLYFLFSLPIGVLFLLFWSAVVYDISRVLLSFAPISDSRRAFFKKSLDVSSIAAAATLTLKSIHNAKFVEIQKVEVKIKSLKESYKIVQLSDIHIGGLIDKGFIEDIVDKANRLDPDIVVITGDLIDVDVLGAQGTLNVLKKLNSKLGTYYVVGNHEYFHDIETIIESMKSLGIRVLENENVYIGEDGRGFNLAGVYDIFGYRAEKYMPNLQKALENTQESPTVLLAHQPRFIYEVTSGVDLMLSGHTHGGQLYPFKFLVQLQQPYISGLHRHNEELQIYVNKGTGFWGPPMRLGASSEISEIVIKPL, encoded by the coding sequence ATGAATTACATACTCTTTTTTACCGCTTTTATCGGCGTCTTTATCCTGCTCAATATGTATATAAGCAGAAGGCTTATCGCCAAACTTGATATAAACCAAAAGACAAAATACTATTTTCGTATATTTCTTATAATCAACCTTCTGGGCATCTTGTGTTACATGATGGCAAGATACTATGTAGATACGCCAAGCTGGCTCTATTTTCTCTTCTCACTTCCTATCGGTGTGCTTTTTTTACTCTTTTGGAGTGCGGTCGTTTATGATATCTCAAGAGTGCTTCTCTCATTTGCACCGATCTCCGACTCAAGAAGAGCATTTTTTAAAAAATCCCTCGACGTCTCATCTATAGCTGCAGCAGCTACGCTGACTCTAAAGTCTATTCATAATGCCAAATTTGTAGAAATTCAAAAGGTAGAAGTTAAGATCAAGAGCTTAAAAGAGTCATACAAGATAGTCCAGCTCAGTGACATTCATATCGGAGGGCTTATAGACAAAGGTTTTATAGAGGATATTGTAGATAAGGCGAATAGACTTGATCCTGACATTGTCGTTATTACCGGAGACCTTATAGACGTAGATGTTCTTGGTGCACAAGGGACGCTAAACGTACTCAAAAAGTTAAATTCAAAACTGGGGACATACTACGTAGTCGGAAATCATGAGTATTTTCACGACATAGAGACCATTATAGAGAGTATGAAATCTCTTGGCATACGGGTTTTGGAAAATGAAAATGTTTATATTGGAGAAGACGGCAGAGGTTTTAATCTTGCGGGTGTTTATGACATCTTTGGATACAGAGCAGAAAAATATATGCCAAACCTCCAAAAAGCTCTAGAAAACACCCAAGAGTCCCCCACGGTTCTTTTGGCTCATCAGCCGAGATTTATTTATGAAGTAACCAGCGGTGTTGATCTGATGTTAAGCGGACATACGCACGGCGGACAACTCTACCCTTTTAAATTTCTAGTTCAGCTTCAGCAGCCCTATATTAGCGGTCTGCACCGACACAATGAGGAGCTTCAGATCTATGTGAATAAAGGAACTGGATTTTGGGGACCGCCTATGAGACTTGGTGCAAGTTCAGAGATAAGCGAGATCGTTATCAAACCTCTTTAG
- a CDS encoding class I SAM-dependent methyltransferase, which translates to MKICKICSSNTTSITDTKTQKIYHKCPECRYISLDEAFYVDEEREKKHYDKHHNTLESLGYVKMFEDLVEEFVLPYKDEIRSALDFGCGEGEVLPIVLQRSGVASDRYDLFYFPTKVYEGKKYDLIASTEVFEHLSFPIEVFKKLLSHLEKNGYLLLMSAFHPDNDEEFLKWWYIRDVTHIGFFNIKTFEYMAQKFGVTIIKHNFKNIILFQNR; encoded by the coding sequence ATGAAAATATGTAAAATTTGCAGTAGTAATACAACATCTATAACAGATACAAAAACTCAAAAAATATATCATAAATGTCCTGAGTGTCGCTATATTTCTCTTGATGAGGCTTTTTACGTCGATGAGGAGAGAGAAAAAAAGCATTACGATAAGCACCACAACACTCTTGAATCTCTGGGCTATGTAAAGATGTTCGAGGATTTAGTGGAGGAGTTCGTCCTTCCTTACAAAGATGAGATAAGAAGCGCGCTTGATTTTGGGTGCGGGGAGGGTGAGGTACTGCCAATAGTTTTGCAGAGGAGTGGAGTAGCAAGCGACAGATATGACCTCTTTTACTTTCCTACAAAAGTTTATGAGGGAAAAAAGTATGACCTTATTGCCTCTACCGAGGTGTTTGAACATCTCTCATTCCCGATTGAAGTTTTTAAAAAACTGCTCTCTCATCTGGAAAAAAATGGCTATCTTCTGCTGATGAGCGCATTTCATCCAGATAATGACGAAGAGTTTTTAAAGTGGTGGTATATAAGAGACGTGACACATATTGGCTTTTTTAATATCAAAACGTTTGAGTACATGGCACAGAAGTTCGGTGTTACAATAATTAAACATAACTTTAAAAATATAATTCTTTTTCAAAATAGATAG
- a CDS encoding YceI family protein, which yields MKNIVISALMVLFAASGAIASQKSGCELAQVGAVEVSWTGYKTPSKVGVGGVFDSVAYTPVAKSGENFRSILVGSSVVIDTSSVNSKHEDRDGKLAKFFFGMMSEKNINAKIVDIKADKRVKDAPRTGVVDVEIEMNGVKKTVPMTYSFSDDIFEAKGTIDILDFSAGDALSSINKACFDLHEGKTWSETGIAFKTKIEAILCNVKPLKE from the coding sequence ATGAAAAATATAGTTATCTCTGCACTTATGGTGCTTTTTGCCGCTTCAGGTGCAATTGCAAGTCAAAAAAGCGGATGTGAACTGGCTCAAGTAGGAGCTGTTGAGGTTAGTTGGACAGGTTATAAAACTCCTAGTAAAGTAGGTGTAGGCGGAGTTTTTGATAGCGTAGCATATACACCTGTTGCAAAGAGCGGTGAGAACTTTCGCTCGATCTTGGTCGGTTCATCTGTTGTAATTGATACTTCAAGCGTAAACTCAAAGCATGAGGATCGTGACGGCAAGCTTGCTAAATTTTTCTTCGGTATGATGAGTGAGAAAAACATCAATGCAAAGATAGTAGATATCAAAGCTGATAAAAGAGTAAAAGATGCGCCAAGAACAGGCGTAGTAGATGTAGAGATAGAGATGAACGGTGTTAAAAAAACAGTTCCTATGACATACAGCTTTAGCGATGATATATTTGAAGCAAAAGGAACTATCGATATTTTAGACTTTAGCGCAGGCGATGCTCTATCATCAATAAATAAAGCGTGTTTTGACCTTCATGAAGGAAAAACATGGAGTGAAACAGGGATAGCGTTTAAAACTAAGATAGAAGCTATTCTTTGTAATGTTAAACCGTTAAAAGAATAA
- the pdxA gene encoding 4-hydroxythreonine-4-phosphate dehydrogenase, with translation MSKKRIAISVGDLNGVGIEIALKAHKEVSALCAPIYCINSYMLNQACELLDVSVPSDFVLHEVEGSFNIKEGCVDKNAGRYSYDSFLSAIKLCEAKETEAVVTMPIHKEAWMLAGLRYKGHTDMLRDYFKKDAIMMLGCEKMFVALFTEHIPLKDVASAVQYKKLKEFFLALHNSIPKESVAVLGLNPHAGDNGVLGDEELRITKAIKSANKKIGFEQFVGPLVPDTAFTPHAREKYRYFVAMYHDQGLAPLKALYFDESINVSLNLPIIRTSVDHGTAFDIAYKGNANTLSYINAIKSGILMLRTKTNSSVFGGMD, from the coding sequence ATGAGCAAAAAGCGCATTGCCATCAGCGTAGGCGATCTAAACGGTGTGGGAATCGAGATAGCTCTCAAAGCCCACAAAGAGGTCTCTGCACTCTGCGCGCCCATATACTGCATAAACTCCTATATGTTAAATCAAGCCTGCGAGCTTTTAGACGTCTCTGTTCCCTCCGATTTTGTACTGCATGAGGTTGAGGGAAGCTTCAATATAAAAGAGGGTTGCGTTGACAAAAATGCGGGAAGATACTCCTACGACTCATTTTTAAGCGCCATAAAACTTTGCGAAGCAAAAGAGACTGAGGCGGTCGTGACGATGCCTATCCACAAAGAGGCGTGGATGTTAGCCGGTCTGCGCTACAAAGGACATACAGATATGCTTCGTGACTATTTTAAAAAAGATGCCATTATGATGCTTGGATGCGAGAAGATGTTCGTGGCTCTATTTACCGAGCATATTCCCTTAAAAGATGTAGCGTCTGCAGTGCAGTACAAAAAGCTAAAAGAGTTCTTTTTGGCTCTTCATAACTCAATACCAAAAGAGAGCGTGGCAGTTCTCGGGCTTAATCCTCATGCGGGTGATAACGGAGTTCTTGGAGATGAGGAGCTTAGAATTACAAAAGCTATAAAGAGTGCAAACAAGAAGATAGGTTTTGAGCAGTTTGTGGGTCCGCTTGTTCCAGATACCGCTTTTACGCCGCATGCCAGAGAGAAGTATAGATACTTCGTGGCGATGTATCACGACCAGGGTCTCGCACCTCTAAAAGCGCTCTACTTTGATGAGAGTATAAATGTCTCGCTCAATCTACCGATAATCAGAACTTCGGTAGATCATGGAACTGCGTTTGACATCGCCTACAAAGGCAATGCGAACACTCTTAGCTACATAAATGCGATTAAGAGCGGTATACTGATGTTACGCACAAAAACGAACTCGTCCGTTTTTGGTGGCATGGACTAA
- a CDS encoding pyridoxine 5'-phosphate synthase: MKLGVNIDHVAVLREARRVNDPDILNALYVACANGADQITIHLREDRRHIQDVDAYNIMKHSTLPVNLECSINRDILNIVADLKPHRATLVPEKREEVTTEGGLDVVGHEDEIAYAIELLHDYIIPVSLFIDPTIEAVEKSKKLGAEMVELHTGAFANIYAMLNSSLSSSNHSLKELELPRNELSIRVEKSLAEITAAAKHAKKIGLEVAAGHGLNYHNVHEMMKIAEITELNIGQSIVARSVFSGLADAVKEMKRLTAR, encoded by the coding sequence ATGAAACTTGGCGTAAACATTGACCATGTGGCGGTTTTAAGAGAAGCTAGACGTGTCAACGACCCTGACATCTTAAATGCCCTCTACGTTGCGTGTGCAAATGGAGCCGATCAGATAACCATCCACCTTAGAGAGGATAGACGTCATATTCAAGACGTCGATGCCTACAACATTATGAAGCACTCTACTCTTCCCGTTAACCTTGAGTGCTCAATCAACAGAGATATTCTAAACATAGTAGCCGACCTAAAACCCCACCGCGCTACTTTGGTTCCTGAGAAGAGAGAAGAGGTAACGACCGAGGGCGGACTTGACGTAGTAGGGCATGAAGATGAGATAGCCTACGCTATAGAGCTTCTGCATGATTACATCATCCCTGTTTCGCTCTTTATCGACCCGACAATAGAAGCAGTCGAGAAATCCAAAAAACTTGGTGCAGAGATGGTTGAGCTTCACACCGGAGCATTTGCAAATATTTACGCGATGCTCAACTCTTCACTTTCATCCTCAAACCACTCACTAAAAGAGCTGGAACTTCCTAGAAATGAACTCTCTATAAGAGTTGAAAAATCATTAGCAGAGATAACTGCAGCCGCGAAACATGCAAAAAAGATAGGTTTGGAAGTTGCCGCTGGGCACGGGCTAAACTATCATAATGTCCATGAGATGATGAAGATAGCTGAGATCACTGAGCTTAACATCGGTCAGAGCATTGTTGCAAGAAGCGTCTTTAGCGGTTTGGCAGATGCTGTAAAAGAGATGAAGCGACTCACTGCCAGATGA
- a CDS encoding thioredoxin domain-containing protein: MSNRLKSEDSPYLQQHKDNPVDWYPWCDEAFERAKKENKAIFISIGYSSCHWCHVMEEKVFENKECADILNESFICIKVDREERPDIDKHYQEVYMMLNRRAGGWPTSIFCTPENKPFFAGTYIPPQSREGSIEGMGFIELSKLIAQKVSSRDEQLLKNADEIESFLNHKEHPKEATVLKEDFVKNFMLQVKNNYDTIYGGFSVSPKFPHASTLGTLLVLDRLYDDKAAKAMILNTLQNMKKGGMYDLVDGGFCRYSVDDKWLVPHFEKMLYDNALLCEIYTNAYLTYKDESFLDIAKEIADFWYNHMSEDSLFYSASDADSEGEEGTYFIYSYDEVYKLLSDNGYTNIDEILEMLSITEDGNFEGKNIVRLKGENAPKDFENIKFLLRGLRASREYPFIDKKIQTSWSAMMIKSLFNLGKIDKNYAQSAKKSLDALLGTMFIEGRLYHTTLIHKTPKVEAFLEDYAFLSQALIEAFNSTQEELYLIRAQHFANLALEKFYDKGVWKFSVGEFETKAEISDNTYTSPVSIIVDVLLSLSTLLEDDKYSHFAFKTMEYNSYELGRRPVIYPYMLRQTLRYLKGERVIKSTQTNLESNALELSSLKYPFIQKKATEDENFMICGDKSCFASTDSINKINDIIQKSF, from the coding sequence ATGTCAAACAGATTAAAATCAGAAGACTCTCCATACCTTCAGCAGCACAAAGACAATCCCGTAGATTGGTACCCGTGGTGCGATGAAGCGTTTGAGAGGGCAAAAAAAGAGAACAAGGCAATCTTTATCTCCATAGGCTACAGCTCATGCCACTGGTGCCATGTTATGGAGGAGAAGGTATTTGAAAACAAAGAGTGCGCGGATATACTGAATGAGAGCTTTATCTGCATAAAAGTAGACCGTGAAGAGCGTCCTGACATAGACAAACACTATCAAGAGGTCTATATGATGCTAAACCGCAGAGCCGGCGGCTGGCCTACCTCTATATTTTGCACGCCGGAGAACAAACCATTTTTTGCCGGAACTTATATTCCGCCTCAGTCTCGTGAAGGAAGCATTGAGGGAATGGGTTTTATAGAGCTGAGTAAGCTTATAGCCCAAAAGGTCTCTTCAAGAGATGAGCAGCTTCTTAAAAATGCTGACGAGATAGAGAGCTTTTTAAACCATAAAGAGCATCCAAAAGAGGCAACGGTTTTAAAAGAGGATTTTGTCAAAAACTTTATGCTGCAGGTAAAAAACAACTACGACACAATCTACGGCGGCTTCTCTGTATCTCCGAAATTTCCGCATGCAAGCACGCTTGGAACACTTCTGGTACTTGACAGACTCTACGACGATAAAGCGGCAAAAGCGATGATCTTAAATACGCTTCAAAATATGAAAAAAGGGGGTATGTATGATCTGGTTGACGGCGGATTTTGCCGCTACAGCGTTGATGACAAGTGGCTTGTTCCGCACTTTGAGAAGATGCTCTACGACAACGCCCTGCTCTGCGAAATATATACAAATGCCTACCTGACATACAAAGATGAGAGCTTTTTAGATATTGCGAAAGAGATTGCAGATTTTTGGTACAACCACATGAGCGAAGATTCTCTCTTCTACAGTGCCAGCGATGCCGACAGCGAGGGCGAAGAGGGAACTTACTTCATCTATAGCTACGATGAAGTTTATAAACTATTATCAGATAACGGATACACAAATATAGATGAGATTTTAGAGATGTTAAGCATCACCGAAGATGGCAACTTTGAGGGCAAAAATATCGTTAGATTAAAGGGCGAAAATGCGCCAAAAGATTTTGAAAACATAAAGTTCCTCCTGCGTGGATTAAGAGCCTCAAGAGAGTATCCGTTTATTGACAAAAAGATACAGACATCGTGGTCTGCCATGATGATAAAGTCTCTATTTAACCTAGGCAAGATTGATAAAAACTACGCACAAAGTGCGAAAAAAAGTCTTGATGCGCTTCTTGGGACTATGTTTATTGAGGGCAGGCTTTACCACACCACGCTAATTCATAAAACTCCAAAAGTAGAAGCGTTCCTAGAGGATTACGCATTTTTATCCCAAGCTCTAATAGAGGCATTTAACTCTACACAAGAGGAACTCTACCTTATCCGCGCACAGCACTTTGCAAACTTAGCACTGGAGAAGTTTTATGACAAAGGAGTGTGGAAGTTCAGCGTAGGAGAGTTTGAGACAAAAGCCGAGATCTCAGATAACACATACACAAGTCCTGTCTCTATTATCGTGGATGTCCTGCTCTCTCTTAGCACACTTTTAGAAGATGATAAATACAGCCACTTTGCATTTAAGACGATGGAATACAACTCTTACGAGCTTGGCAGACGTCCTGTTATCTACCCATATATGCTGCGCCAGACCCTTAGATATTTAAAGGGTGAGAGAGTCATAAAATCAACGCAAACAAACTTGGAATCCAATGCGCTTGAGCTCTCCTCTTTGAAGTATCCGTTCATCCAGAAAAAAGCAACTGAAGATGAAAATTTTATGATCTGCGGCGATAAAAGCTGTTTTGCAAGCACAGATAGTATTAACAAAATCAATGATATAATCCAAAAAAGTTTTTAA
- a CDS encoding cation:proton antiporter, giving the protein MGELFARAGIPSVLGELLAGILLGSSVFGIVEPNQVLKILAEIGIILLLFEVGLETDFTRLKNAGTKSLIVALLGVILPFSFSFFTAHYLFGLSSDISLFIGGTLTATSIGITLRVLKDIHMEDTNIAQIVIGAAVIDDIIGIILLVFIYDFSISHETNFEHTLSVAGMVVTFLLLAPAFAKIISYAIHKFHGNDLVPGYIPTIIISLILLFSYLSHLFGAPAILGSFAAGLALSRRFFLPFGTLLSANEPLLKDVKSNMTPIIQIFTPIFFVMVGLSVDLSIIDFSSSIFWIMGLSFIFIAFFSKFIGAFFIIQKCVKNNALIGISMVPRGEVGLIFAEMGRVNNILPNDIYAMLIFVIVVTTVLPPFLLKRYFKGECV; this is encoded by the coding sequence TTGGGCGAACTTTTTGCAAGGGCGGGCATCCCATCGGTTCTTGGCGAACTTTTAGCAGGAATCCTTCTTGGTTCCTCTGTTTTTGGCATTGTAGAGCCAAATCAGGTTCTAAAAATATTGGCGGAGATCGGCATAATCCTGCTTCTCTTTGAAGTAGGTTTAGAGACCGATTTTACGCGCCTCAAAAATGCGGGAACGAAATCCCTCATAGTCGCTCTACTGGGTGTAATCTTGCCTTTTAGCTTTAGTTTTTTCACAGCGCACTATCTGTTTGGGCTATCTTCAGACATATCTCTTTTTATAGGCGGAACGCTTACCGCCACAAGCATAGGCATCACGCTTAGAGTTCTTAAAGATATCCATATGGAAGATACAAATATTGCTCAAATCGTGATCGGTGCGGCTGTTATTGATGACATCATAGGGATTATTCTTCTTGTCTTTATATACGATTTCTCTATCTCCCATGAAACAAACTTTGAGCATACGCTCTCGGTTGCGGGAATGGTCGTCACATTTTTACTCCTTGCACCCGCTTTTGCAAAGATAATATCATATGCTATCCATAAGTTTCACGGCAACGATCTGGTTCCGGGGTATATACCGACAATCATCATCTCGCTTATTCTTCTCTTCTCATACCTTTCACATCTATTCGGCGCACCTGCGATCTTGGGCTCTTTTGCAGCCGGACTTGCGCTCTCTAGAAGATTTTTTCTCCCTTTTGGAACACTTCTAAGCGCGAACGAGCCGCTACTTAAAGATGTTAAATCAAATATGACGCCTATCATTCAAATATTTACTCCCATATTTTTTGTTATGGTCGGACTCTCTGTTGACCTTAGCATCATAGATTTTTCATCATCCATTTTTTGGATTATGGGGCTCTCATTTATCTTTATAGCCTTCTTTAGCAAATTTATCGGCGCTTTTTTCATTATACAAAAGTGTGTCAAAAACAACGCGCTCATCGGTATCTCGATGGTTCCACGCGGAGAAGTTGGGCTTATATTTGCAGAGATGGGAAGAGTCAACAATATCTTGCCAAACGATATATATGCTATGCTGATATTTGTAATAGTAGTCACGACGGTTCTGCCCCCGTTTTTACTAAAAAGATATTTTAAAGGCGAGTGCGTTTAG
- the dsbD gene encoding protein-disulfide reductase DsbD: MKKLLLLLVSSVLLFGAQPKFLMPEEAFKPTAKLNDKMQIEATIELGKDIYVYEDSIKLNIKDGSGIGIKDVLYPKSVDHHGDMSYITSPTFIIDLSKESGVDGVKTVEFELSYQGCSEQGLCYEPYTEAFTFEVDSSKLSDATVKENSAADKKAQEKIEVNIEVKKELSESDSIADTIKEGSVALVLLTFLGFGLLLALTPCTFPMIPIISGIIISQGEGITTKKAFMLSLVYVLAMAVAYTIAGVLAGLFGSNLQAALQAPWAIYTFSAIFVALALSMFGFYELKLPDSFVAKISSNHHTNRSGYVGVAVMGFLSALIVGPCVAAPLAGALVYIGQTGDAILGGAALFAMSIGMGVPLILVGVSAGKFMPKPGAWMTMISAIFGVMMLGVAIWMLERVLDSYIIMLLYSILGIGFAVYFGAFEKDAHTFRKSTAIIVFIYSVALFIGVLGGSNSMTKPLEFLKPSISVSSDAVISSHLKFKKVKSIKELDTVLEANRGKKIMLDFSAEWCAVCKELDKKTFSNEAVKAKLSEYVLIQADVTENNQEQKELSKKYGVFGPPVLLFFDKELNVLESKTIVGFIGPEELLEHLAKM, translated from the coding sequence ATGAAAAAACTTCTTTTGCTTCTTGTCTCATCAGTTCTGCTTTTTGGCGCACAGCCTAAATTTCTAATGCCCGAAGAGGCCTTTAAACCTACCGCAAAACTAAATGATAAGATGCAGATAGAAGCAACTATAGAGTTAGGCAAGGATATATATGTCTATGAGGACTCTATTAAGTTAAATATTAAAGATGGAAGCGGCATAGGCATCAAGGATGTGCTCTATCCAAAAAGCGTGGATCATCATGGGGATATGTCATATATTACTTCTCCGACATTTATTATAGATTTAAGCAAAGAGAGCGGTGTAGACGGTGTAAAAACTGTAGAGTTTGAGCTCTCTTATCAGGGGTGCTCAGAACAGGGGCTCTGTTATGAGCCCTATACAGAAGCTTTTACTTTTGAGGTAGACAGCTCAAAACTTAGCGATGCCACAGTTAAAGAGAATAGCGCAGCGGATAAAAAAGCCCAAGAGAAGATAGAAGTAAATATCGAAGTTAAAAAAGAGCTCTCGGAGAGTGACTCTATCGCCGACACTATCAAAGAGGGAAGCGTTGCTCTTGTACTTCTCACTTTTTTGGGCTTTGGGCTTCTGCTAGCACTCACTCCATGTACGTTTCCTATGATCCCTATTATTTCAGGGATCATTATCTCTCAAGGTGAGGGGATAACGACTAAAAAAGCATTTATGCTCTCTCTTGTATATGTCTTGGCCATGGCTGTAGCTTATACAATAGCGGGAGTTTTAGCGGGTCTATTTGGTTCAAATCTTCAAGCCGCTCTTCAAGCTCCATGGGCGATATATACCTTCTCAGCAATCTTTGTTGCGCTTGCGCTTAGCATGTTTGGATTTTATGAGCTAAAACTTCCAGACTCTTTTGTTGCAAAAATAAGCTCAAATCACCATACGAACCGCAGCGGTTATGTCGGAGTTGCGGTTATGGGCTTTCTATCAGCTCTTATTGTAGGACCATGTGTTGCGGCTCCTCTTGCAGGTGCTTTGGTCTATATAGGTCAGACGGGAGATGCCATCCTCGGTGGAGCGGCTCTTTTTGCCATGAGCATAGGGATGGGAGTTCCTCTTATACTCGTAGGTGTGAGTGCAGGTAAGTTTATGCCTAAACCTGGCGCATGGATGACCATGATCAGCGCAATATTCGGTGTGATGATGCTCGGTGTTGCTATTTGGATGCTTGAGAGAGTACTTGACAGTTACATTATTATGCTTCTGTACTCTATTTTGGGGATAGGTTTTGCAGTCTATTTCGGCGCGTTTGAGAAGGATGCGCATACATTTAGAAAAAGTACCGCAATCATAGTCTTTATCTACTCAGTAGCTCTTTTTATAGGAGTTCTTGGCGGTTCAAACAGTATGACAAAACCGCTGGAGTTCTTAAAGCCATCTATCTCAGTATCCTCTGATGCCGTAATCTCTTCGCATCTAAAGTTTAAAAAAGTAAAATCCATCAAGGAGCTTGACACTGTTTTAGAAGCCAACAGAGGCAAAAAGATAATGCTTGATTTTAGTGCAGAGTGGTGTGCGGTTTGTAAAGAGTTAGATAAAAAAACATTTTCAAATGAAGCAGTAAAAGCAAAGCTCTCAGAGTATGTGCTGATCCAAGCAGATGTCACAGAGAATAACCAAGAGCAAAAAGAGCTTAGCAAAAAGTATGGAGTGTTCGGTCCGCCTGTGCTTCTGTTTTTTGACAAAGAGCTGAATGTTCTAGAGTCAAAAACTATTGTAGGATTTATAGGGCCAGAGGAGCTTTTAGAACATCTTGCAAAGATGTAG